TTCGCTGGGCTTCATCTTTGCCCTGTATGTGCTTTTGCAGAAGGAAAAGCTGGGCTCACAGTTCAGAAAGCTTTTCTACGCCTACCTGCCGGAAAGGGTGACGGATAAGCTTTTAGAGGTCTGCCGCCTGTCCAACAGTACCTTCAGCAGCTTTGTGACCGGCCAGTGCACCGAAGCGGTGATCCTGGGCGCCATGTTTGTGGCGGTCATGCTGATTTTCAGGCTTCCCTACGCGCTGATGATTGGCGTGCTCATTGGCTTCCTGTCTCTGATTCCGATTTTTGGGGCCTTTATCGGCTGCTTCGTGGGGGCGTTTTTGATCCTCATGGTAAACCCCATGCAGGCGTTCTGGTTTATCGTCATTTTCCTGATCATCCAGCAGATCGAGGGAAACCTGATCTACCCCCATGTGGTGGGCGGCTCCGTGGGGCTGCCGTCCATCTGGGTGCTGGTGGCGGTCACCATCGGCGGCGGCGCCATGGGCATCACAGGGATGATCATCACCATTCCGCTGTGCTCGGTCTGCTACACGCTTCTGCGTGAGGCCACCGGCAAGCGCCTGAGCAGACGGCGGGTTCCGGAGGAAAAATACCGGATCGGCGGCGAGGCCACGCTGCCCGGGCAAGAAAAGCATCTGGACGAAATGTAAAATAAATGCCCCCTGGATTTAACAATTTCTGCCTTTTTTAAAGGCCGCCGGGGTGCTAAAATAAATACTGTTAAAACAAATGATCCGTGGAACGGCATCCCCAGGGGAGCTGTATCCAGTGTGCCCCGGTCTCATGTCGGCCGGGTTTTTTTATGCCTGTTGCTCACTCGATTCTTTTGAAAATTTCCTCGGTCTGCTCAATGAAAAGACGGGTATCGAGGTGCTCGTTGCCCAGTGTCTGGTGGATAAAGAGCCCGTCAGACAGGAATAGAAGCAGCCAGGCCAGATAATCGGCGGGCACCTCGCTGGTGCGCTCACTGATGCGCGCCGCGATGTATTCGGCGAATTCGCGGTAGCGTGACAGGAGTTTTTCTCGGATGCGTGCGTTGCCCAGCATGGCGTCGTAGAAAAAGTGGAGCCGCATCCCCGCGGTACCCACATCACCCTCCAGAACAAATTTTATGAGCCGGTGCAGGGAGGTGTCCTTTTCAGGATTTTCGACCCAGGTCACCAGGTTTTCGTACTGTTCATCCAGATAGCGGTCTGTGATGTCAAACAGAATGTCATTTTTGTTCTTGTAATGGTAGTAAAGTGTTCCCTTGGAGATCCCCGCATACTCGGCGATTTCGGCCAGGGAGATGTCGGATATTTTCTTGGTTTGCAGGAGGTCCTCGGTCGCCTTTATGATCAGTTCCCGGACGTCGTCCTTTCTCGGTGCTGCCATGTTTATCGCTCCCTTCATTTTTTACAGTATAGCCTGTAATTTCTTTTTTGTCGAGCCGTTTTTAAGAGAAGGAAAGTAAACCTTGACAGAGGCTGAGGGAATTTGATACTATTAGCTTAAGAAAAGTCGGTCGTATAACCGACTTGATAGTTGATGATTAACTATCAACTATCCATTATCCATTATTCACTAGATAAAGGGGTGATTAAGTGAATGCAGAAAAAATGACCCGCAAACTGCGCGCCCGCTTTGGAGAGACGCTCTCTGTGCGGCTTGAGGGCCGCGTTATCCGTGTAATCGGGCAGCTTTCAAACTGGGAGGACATCGTCTCGGCCTGCAGCATGTGCGTCAGTAAAAAGCCAGGCGTGCACGTGGTCAATGATATTATTTTTACGGGAGCCCATATGCCCAAAATGCGTGTGCCCACGCCGAAAGACAAGGCCCTTGATGGGGCCCGGCCAGATGTGCTCATCATCGGGGGCGGCATCTCAGGGGCCAGCATCGCCAGGGAGCTGACCAGATGGCAGCTTGATGTATTGTTGGTGGACAAGGAGGCTGATCTGGCCATGCACGCCTCAGGCAGAAATGACGGCGAGGTGCACCCCGGAGTCGATTTAAACAAAGGGTCGCTGAAGCAGCACTACGTGCTTCTGGGCAACCAGATGTTTGATACGGTCTGTGACGAGCTGGACGTGCCCTTTGAGCGGTGCGGGCAGTATGTGGGCTTTACAAGCAAGGCCCTGTACCCTTTTATCTGGGCCTATGCCTGGCAGCGCCGCCATGTGTGTGGTGTGGCAGATACCCGACTCATGGGGCGCCAGGAGCTGCGGGAGCGGGAGCCGCGCCTCAACCGGGATTTTGAATTTGCGCTGTTTAACCCAAGCGCCGGGTGTGTGTGCCCCTATGGCCTCACCATCGCCTATGGCGAGAATGCAGTGCAGAACGGCGCGCGAATCAGCCTGAACACAGCCGTGCTTGGCATGAAAGTTGAAAACGAAGCCATCACTGCGGTGGAGACGAACCGGGGGACGCTGTACCCAGGGCTTGTCATCAACGCGGCCGGGGCCTTTGCCGAGGACATCGCCCGGATGGCCGGGGATTGTTTTTATTCCATTCATCCCCGCAAGGGGACGAACTCGATTCTGGATAAAAAGGCCAGGGGCCTGCTCTCTGGCATCGCCTCTATCAAGACACTGGCAAAGAACGTTGCCCACACCAAGGGAGGCGGCATTCTGCACACCGTTCACGACAATCTGCTGGTAGGCCCCAACGCGGTAGAAACCTGGGAGAAGGAAAACTTCGCCACTGAGCAGTCCGCCATCGACGCGGTGTTTGAAAAGCAGAAAATGACCGCCCCCGACCTCCGGGAACGGGACATCATCACTTATTTTACCGGTGTGCGCCCAGCGACCTTTGAGGAGGATTTTGTCATCGAGCAGGGCCGGCAGACAAAGAACCTGATCCACTGCGCGGGCATCCAGTCCCCGGGCCTCACGACCGCGCCGGCTGTGGCGGTGGATGTGGCTAAGACGGCGGTTGGCCTTCTGGGACAGGCGCGCGCTGTTCTGCCCAACAATCGTTTTAACCCCAGGCGGAAGGGCATTCCCGTTCTGAGGGAACTGCCCAGGGAGGAGCGGGACCGTATGATCCGGGAAAACCCCGATTATGGCGTGATTGTGTGTCGGTGTGAGGAGATCAGCAAGGGTGAGATTTTGGACGCTCTCAAGGCGCCGCTTTCGGTACCCACCGTGGACGGCGTGAAAAAGCGCGTGCGACCCGGCATGGGCCGCTGCCAGGGCGGATTCTGTATGCCGCTGGTCACACAGATCATCAGCGAGGCCACCGGTATGCCCGTCGAGGCGGTACGCAAGGCCGGTGACGGCGCGGTCATCAGCTATGGAAAGACAAAGGAGGGAAGCCAGTGAAAAGCGTTGATGTTTTAGTCATCGGCGGCGGGCCAGCCGGTCTGGCGGCCGCCATCGCCGCGAAAAAGGAGGGCGCTTCGGTGCTGCTCATTGAGCGTGAAGCCCGTCTGGGCGGCATTATGAAACAGTGTATCCACGATGGCTTTGGCCTGATCCGCTTTGGCGAAAAGCTGTCAGGGCCAGAGTACGTGGAGCGCTTTATGGATGAATTTTACGCCCTGGGCATCCCAGCCTTGCTTCAGACCTTTGTCACCGCGGTCTGTGAGAATGAGGACGGCTTTGGCGTGACCGCGGTCACCAGAGAGGGCATGGCCGAGATCTCGGCCCGCGCCATGATTCTGGCCACCGGCTGCCGGGAGCGCACCGCCCGCCAGGTCTTTATCCACGGCACAAGGCCGGCTGGCGTCTTTACCGCCGGCACCGCCCAGCATTTTGTCAACCTTATGGGCCAGATGCCCACCAGGCGCTGCGTGATTCTGGGCAGCGGTGACATTGGCCTCATCATGGCCAGGCGGCTGACGCTGGAGGGCGCCGAGGTGCTGGGTGTGTACGAGGTCAAGCCCACACCGTCGGGCCTTACCCGCAATATCGTTCAGTGTCTGGAGGACTATGAAATTCCCCTGTACCTCTCGCACACCGTCACCCGCGTCTTTGGGCAGGAGCGGCTGGAGGGCGTGGCAGTCGCCCGGGTAGATGAAAAGCTGAACCCCATCCCCGGCACAGAGGAAACCATTGCCTGCGACGCACTGATCCTGTCCGTGGGCCTTATACCCGAAAATGAGATGGCCGAGCATCTCGGAGTCGCCCTTGATCCGCGAACCAAGGGCCCGGTCTGCGATGACCGGCTGATGACAAGCGTGGACGGGGTATTCTCCTGCGGGAACGCCCTTCACGTCAACGATCTGGTGGACTATGTATCCGAGAGCGGCGAGCTGGCCGGCAGGGCCGCCGCGGCCTACCGCCCGGGCCAGCGCGAGCGGAGTCTCGAAATTACACCCGGGGATTCCCTCGGCTATCTGGTGCCCCAGCGTATCTGCCGGACAGGCGCGCTTGAGCCTGCCGTCTTTTATTTCAGGAGCCGCGAGATCCTGAAGCGCGGCACCTTTACCCTGAGGGCAGATGGCCAGCCAGTGTTTGAGAAAAAGCTCAAAAACCTGAAGCCCCCGGAAATGGAGCGCCTGGTCATTGATTTTGGCGACCTTAGCCTGGACGAGGGCGTCCGGCTGACCGTCGCCATCGAAAAGGGGGAAGCGTAAAATGCGAGAAATGACCTGTATCACCTGCCCCAACGGCTGTATCCTGTCGGTTGAGGAAAAAGACGGCCGCATTGTGGTGACGGGCAACCAGTGCCCCAAGGGGGAAGCCTTTGCCAAAAGCGAGCTGACAAACCCCATGCGGACCATCAGCACCACCGTCAGAACCGGGGATCCGGCTGTGCCCGTCGTCCCGGTGAGGGTATCCGGCGAGATCCCGAAGGGCCGGATTTTCGATGTGATGGAGGCAATCAACCGCCTTACTGTTACCGCGCCAGTTGGCCGCGGCGCCGTCCTGGCTGCCGATGTGCTGGGTCTGGGCGTGGATGTGATCGTGACCAGCGATGTGCTGATCACAGGCTTGAAAGGAGAAAAAAATGAGTCATAAACCCTATAAAGGCTTTGAGCCCAAGTGGGTTAAAACCCCGGCTCCAGCGGACAGCTACCGCTCAATCTTCAGATGGGGCGATCCTGAGTTTGTAAAATATCCCAAGGAATCCCTGTTTAAGATGATGAAGGAAAAATTCCAGGTGACCGATGAGGATTTCAAAACCTATGCGGGAGACATTGGCA
The DNA window shown above is from Eubacterium limosum and carries:
- a CDS encoding AI-2E family transporter, which codes for MELSKKTVRTIIGLIVLTLLLAAGLQKIESVWGAFNFVIGLVFPFILGACLAFLLNIPMSVIERHLFSENRVKGPKMRKLARPLSLVLALLLVLMIIVIVIFIIVPAIADTVVTLTNSVPGFIDQVQKWSAGLAGSYPDIAKQITNLSIDWGKFGAEIIDFLQKGVTSFVGSTFNVASSIASGVVNFSLGFIFALYVLLQKEKLGSQFRKLFYAYLPERVTDKLLEVCRLSNSTFSSFVTGQCTEAVILGAMFVAVMLIFRLPYALMIGVLIGFLSLIPIFGAFIGCFVGAFLILMVNPMQAFWFIVIFLIIQQIEGNLIYPHVVGGSVGLPSIWVLVAVTIGGGAMGITGMIITIPLCSVCYTLLREATGKRLSRRRVPEEKYRIGGEATLPGQEKHLDEM
- a CDS encoding TetR/AcrR family transcriptional regulator, whose protein sequence is MAAPRKDDVRELIIKATEDLLQTKKISDISLAEIAEYAGISKGTLYYHYKNKNDILFDITDRYLDEQYENLVTWVENPEKDTSLHRLIKFVLEGDVGTAGMRLHFFYDAMLGNARIREKLLSRYREFAEYIAARISERTSEVPADYLAWLLLFLSDGLFIHQTLGNEHLDTRLFIEQTEEIFKRIE
- a CDS encoding NAD(P)/FAD-dependent oxidoreductase — its product is MNAEKMTRKLRARFGETLSVRLEGRVIRVIGQLSNWEDIVSACSMCVSKKPGVHVVNDIIFTGAHMPKMRVPTPKDKALDGARPDVLIIGGGISGASIARELTRWQLDVLLVDKEADLAMHASGRNDGEVHPGVDLNKGSLKQHYVLLGNQMFDTVCDELDVPFERCGQYVGFTSKALYPFIWAYAWQRRHVCGVADTRLMGRQELREREPRLNRDFEFALFNPSAGCVCPYGLTIAYGENAVQNGARISLNTAVLGMKVENEAITAVETNRGTLYPGLVINAAGAFAEDIARMAGDCFYSIHPRKGTNSILDKKARGLLSGIASIKTLAKNVAHTKGGGILHTVHDNLLVGPNAVETWEKENFATEQSAIDAVFEKQKMTAPDLRERDIITYFTGVRPATFEEDFVIEQGRQTKNLIHCAGIQSPGLTTAPAVAVDVAKTAVGLLGQARAVLPNNRFNPRRKGIPVLRELPREERDRMIRENPDYGVIVCRCEEISKGEILDALKAPLSVPTVDGVKKRVRPGMGRCQGGFCMPLVTQIISEATGMPVEAVRKAGDGAVISYGKTKEGSQ
- a CDS encoding NAD(P)/FAD-dependent oxidoreductase; its protein translation is MKSVDVLVIGGGPAGLAAAIAAKKEGASVLLIEREARLGGIMKQCIHDGFGLIRFGEKLSGPEYVERFMDEFYALGIPALLQTFVTAVCENEDGFGVTAVTREGMAEISARAMILATGCRERTARQVFIHGTRPAGVFTAGTAQHFVNLMGQMPTRRCVILGSGDIGLIMARRLTLEGAEVLGVYEVKPTPSGLTRNIVQCLEDYEIPLYLSHTVTRVFGQERLEGVAVARVDEKLNPIPGTEETIACDALILSVGLIPENEMAEHLGVALDPRTKGPVCDDRLMTSVDGVFSCGNALHVNDLVDYVSESGELAGRAAAAYRPGQRERSLEITPGDSLGYLVPQRICRTGALEPAVFYFRSREILKRGTFTLRADGQPVFEKKLKNLKPPEMERLVIDFGDLSLDEGVRLTVAIEKGEA
- a CDS encoding DUF1667 domain-containing protein, with protein sequence MREMTCITCPNGCILSVEEKDGRIVVTGNQCPKGEAFAKSELTNPMRTISTTVRTGDPAVPVVPVRVSGEIPKGRIFDVMEAINRLTVTAPVGRGAVLAADVLGLGVDVIVTSDVLITGLKGEKNES